The following are encoded in a window of Chitinophagaceae bacterium genomic DNA:
- a CDS encoding four helix bundle protein, whose product MHNFRELRIWQRSVDLAEMIYKTTSVFPAEEKYGLISQLRRCAVSVPSNISEGAGRATNKQFKYFLEISMGSCNELQTQLELSFRFNFITKEILDKLNDEILQIYKMILVFYNSLKSE is encoded by the coding sequence TTGCATAATTTCAGAGAATTAAGAATCTGGCAGAGGTCAGTTGATTTAGCTGAAATGATTTACAAAACAACCAGTGTATTTCCCGCTGAAGAAAAATATGGCTTGATTTCGCAATTGCGCAGATGTGCTGTCTCGGTTCCCAGCAATATTTCGGAAGGAGCTGGCAGAGCAACAAATAAACAGTTTAAATATTTTCTGGAGATTTCAATGGGTTCTTGCAATGAATTACAGACACAACTAGAACTATCATTCAGATTTAATTTTATTACGAAAGAGATATTGGATAAGTTGAATGATGAAATTTTGCAGATTTATAAAATGATTTTAGTTTTTTACAACTCTTTAAAAAGTGAATAA
- a CDS encoding F0F1 ATP synthase subunit beta: MANTGKIKSVIGAVVDVQFDSDSKLPEILNALELKRENGDTLVLEVQQHLGEDSVRTIAMDGTEGLVRGTVVVDTGKPIAMPTGDAIKGRLFNVTGDAIDGLPQVSKVNGRPIHAKPPMFENLSTANEILYTGIKVIDLIEPYAKGGKIGLFGGAGVGKTVLIQELINNIAKAYSGVSVFAGVGERTREGNDLMREMIEAGIMNYGDKFKHSMEEGGWDLSAVNMEELKESKATFVFGQMNEPPGARARVALSGLTIAEYFRDGDGTGQGKDILFFVDNIFRFTQAGSEVSALLGRMPSAVGYQPTLATEMGLMQERITSTKNGSITSVQAVYVPADDLTDPAPATTFAHLDATTVLSRKIADLGIYPAVDPLDSTSRILTPLIVGDEHYNCANRVKLILQRYKELQDIIAILGLDELSDEDKLVVSRARKVQRFLSQPFFVAEQFTGLKGVLVPIEDTIRGFNAIMDGEVDEYPEAAFNLVGTLEDAIEKGKKLMEAAKA; encoded by the coding sequence ATGGCCAATACAGGTAAAATAAAATCAGTAATCGGTGCGGTTGTTGACGTACAATTTGACAGTGACAGTAAACTGCCCGAAATTTTGAACGCCCTTGAATTGAAACGTGAAAACGGGGATACATTGGTGCTTGAAGTGCAGCAGCACCTGGGTGAAGACAGTGTTCGTACCATTGCGATGGATGGAACGGAGGGTTTGGTACGTGGTACTGTTGTGGTTGATACGGGGAAGCCCATTGCCATGCCAACCGGCGATGCCATCAAAGGCCGTCTCTTTAATGTAACCGGCGATGCTATTGATGGTCTGCCACAGGTAAGTAAGGTTAATGGCCGTCCCATTCACGCCAAACCACCGATGTTTGAGAACCTCAGTACAGCGAACGAGATATTATATACCGGTATCAAAGTAATTGACCTGATAGAACCTTATGCAAAAGGTGGTAAGATCGGTTTGTTTGGTGGTGCCGGTGTGGGCAAAACCGTATTGATCCAGGAGTTGATCAACAATATTGCGAAAGCATATAGCGGGGTTTCGGTATTTGCAGGTGTGGGAGAGCGTACCAGGGAAGGTAATGACCTGATGCGGGAGATGATCGAGGCGGGTATCATGAATTACGGAGATAAGTTCAAACACAGCATGGAAGAAGGCGGATGGGACCTGAGTGCAGTAAATATGGAAGAGCTGAAAGAATCCAAAGCAACCTTCGTTTTCGGGCAGATGAACGAACCGCCCGGGGCAAGGGCCCGTGTGGCTTTAAGCGGTTTGACCATTGCAGAATATTTTCGTGATGGAGACGGGACCGGACAAGGAAAAGACATTTTGTTTTTCGTAGATAATATCTTCCGTTTCACGCAGGCAGGTTCTGAGGTATCGGCGCTGCTTGGCCGTATGCCTTCGGCGGTGGGCTACCAGCCAACACTGGCAACCGAGATGGGATTGATGCAGGAAAGGATCACGTCTACTAAAAACGGTTCAATCACTTCCGTACAGGCTGTTTATGTACCTGCGGATGACCTGACCGATCCGGCTCCTGCAACAACTTTTGCTCACCTGGATGCTACCACGGTATTGAGCCGTAAGATCGCTGACCTGGGCATCTATCCTGCGGTGGATCCACTGGATTCTACTTCAAGGATATTGACCCCGCTGATCGTTGGTGATGAACATTACAATTGCGCCAACCGTGTTAAACTGATCTTACAACGTTATAAAGAATTGCAGGATATCATCGCCATCCTTGGCCTGGATGAATTGAGCGACGAAGATAAACTGGTGGTATCAAGGGCCCGCAAAGTGCAGCGTTTCTTAAGTCAGCCTTTCTTTGTGGCTGAGCAATTTACCGGTTTGAAAGGGGTATTGGTTCCGATCGAAGATACCATCCGTGGTTTCAATGCCATTATGGATGGGGAAGTGGATGAATATCCGGAAGCCGCATTCAACCTGGTAGGAACGCTGGAAGATGCAATTGAAAAAGGTAAGAAACTGATGGAAGCGGCGAAAGCGTAA